A region from the Sphaerodactylus townsendi isolate TG3544 linkage group LG01, MPM_Stown_v2.3, whole genome shotgun sequence genome encodes:
- the LOC125438492 gene encoding claw keratin-like: MPGSCGPEFAVPSVASTPRVGFGSAGPSWGGLGCGYGNLGLAHGYGLGSGYRGLGLAHGYGLGSGYGGLGLAHGYGLGYGYGPAVAETSGSLGTLAGVIPSCINQIPPAEVVVQPPPTVLTIPGPILSATGEPVTVGGNTPCAVSGTGVAGAGFYGGAGGICGPRWGLRRGSLIGRRSLLGRRGSICY, translated from the coding sequence ATGCCTGGCTCCTGTGGCCCAGAGTTTGCTGTCCCATCTGTTGCCTCCACTCCCAGAGTCGGCTTTGGATCTGCAGGGCCCAGCTGGGGAGGTCTCGGCTGTGGATATGGAAATCTGGGCTTAGCTCATGGTTATGGTCTCGGCTCTGGGTACAGAGGTCTGGGCTTAGCTCACGGTTATGGTCTCGGCTCTGGGTACGGAGGTCTGGGCTTAGCTCACGGTTATGGTCTCGGCTATGGCTACGGTCCTGCCGTGGCTGAAACTTCTGGAAGTCTTGGCACCCTGGCTGGAGTCATCCCTTCCTGCATCAACCAGATCCCACCCGCAGAAGTCGTGGTCCAGCCACCACCCACCGTTCTGACCATCCCAGGACCCATCCTCTCTGCCACTGGCGAACCAGTTACTGTCGGAGGTAACACTCCATGTGCCGTCAGTGGTACCGGAGTGGCAGGAGCTGGTTTCTATGGGGGAGCAGGAGGCATTTGCGGCCCTCGTTGGGGCCTGAGGAGGGGTTCACTGATTGGAAGAAGGAGTCTACTTGGACGTCGTGGCAGCATCTGCTATTGA